The DNA segment GGTCGATTCCCCACCCGACACGGAAGCTTGGCGGGCGGTCCGCGACCGGCTCGGCCGGGCCGCGGAACGGCCCGCCTGATCGATCTCCATGCCGCGTGCCGCCCGGTCAGGCCGGGGCGAGGATCTCGCGCAACGCTGCCGCGATCTCGGGATACTGGAAGACGAAACCGCTCTCCAGCGCCACGCGGGGGATCACCCGCTGTGACGCAAACAGCACCTGCGCGAACTCGCCGAACAGGACCCGCAGGCCGATGTAGGGAGCCGGCATGAAGGCCGGACGATGCAGCTGCCGGCCGAGGGCCCGCGTGAATTCGGAGTTCCGCACCGGGTTCGGGGCGGTGGAGTTCATCGGCCCGCGAATCCCGGCCTGCTCCGCGGCGTGCACGTAGAGCCGGGCGAGGTCGGCGACATGGATCCAGGGCATCCACTGCCGGCCGCTGCCGAGCGGACCGCCGAGGCCGAGCCGAAACGGCGTCAGCATCTTGCCAAGCGCCCCGCCGCCGGCGCCGAGCACGATGCCCGTCCGCGCCGTGACCACGCGGACACCGGCCGCCTCGGCGGCGAGTGCCTCACGCTCCCATTCCACGCACACCCGGCCGAGGAAGTCGTCGGCCGGCGCGGCGGACTCGACGAGTTCCTCGTCGCCGCGATCACCGTAATAGCCGACGGCCGAGGCGCTGACGAGCACCGCCGGCTTGCGAGCCACAGCGGCGATTCCCTGGACGAGGTGCCGGGTGCCGATGACGCGGCTGTCGCGAATCCGCGCCTTCTGGGCGGCGGTCCAGCGGCCTTCCGCGACCGACTCGCCGGCCAGATGGAGCACCGCATCGACGCCCTCGAACGCCTCGGCCGGCGGCGGGCCGGCCTGCGGATCCCAGCGGACGATCCGGGAGGCGAGGTGCCCGATGCTCTGCCGCGCCCGCTCGGGGTTCCGCGACAGCACGATCGGGCCGTCGAGGAGCCGGAGCAGTCGCGGGCCGACGAATCCGGTCGCCCCGGTCACAAGTGCCTTCATGGTCGAACCTCTCGCAACGTGGGAACATGCACCGCGGCCGGTCGCCGCGCGTGTGTCGGCGGATCACGGGTGAACGGCGGCACAGTATAAACAAGTCGCCCATTCTGGCCGCCGCACGTCGATGTCGGCCGCAGCGTCCTGCCCGAGTCCGCCGAGCCGCCCCCCCAGCATGCCCGTCGTCCCCCGCCTGCCGCATGGCTCGCTGCGC comes from the Planctomycetia bacterium genome and includes:
- a CDS encoding epimerase codes for the protein MKALVTGATGFVGPRLLRLLDGPIVLSRNPERARQSIGHLASRIVRWDPQAGPPPAEAFEGVDAVLHLAGESVAEGRWTAAQKARIRDSRVIGTRHLVQGIAAVARKPAVLVSASAVGYYGDRGDEELVESAAPADDFLGRVCVEWEREALAAEAAGVRVVTARTGIVLGAGGGALGKMLTPFRLGLGGPLGSGRQWMPWIHVADLARLYVHAAEQAGIRGPMNSTAPNPVRNSEFTRALGRQLHRPAFMPAPYIGLRVLFGEFAQVLFASQRVIPRVALESGFVFQYPEIAAALREILAPA